ggccattaaaatattcatttttgagaccttttgatcgcttggtaaattttgtcaaaaaattataaaatttggtttctaaatagttcaaatagggtatattatacttaacagagccgatcgtcaaatcaGATttcttatcatcgaaaacaactaaCAAATACGGAGatctccgtactttcaaaagtactatatatatatcaggcaGAGGGCATGAAAGCTTTCATGCCCTCCGGGGCACGAACATTCAATAAAAGCTACTATCCTGCAAGCTAAGCTGCTAGCCAAGGCAATTCATACTAGATGGGATAACCTTGATAGATCtttggtttaaaatttaaaaaaactgtAATAAATGATTCGCTAGTTTTCCAGATTTTTTACTGATAAAATTGCCAGCTACACCGTGTAAAAATTCAAGTTGCCACATCTTCATAGGTTTAATGTActtttaaattatcttttaagATGAATTGTAGTCATCGTTCTAGTTATGAAggctaaattttaaacttaggaaatagtgataaaaaatactctaaaaataaaagtcggcaagTAAAACTCCGATGAGCAAGTGATTTGTTTgctttagttttttaatattttaaaccaAAGATCTATCAAGATTATCGCatctagttcaaattgcctTGGCTAGCGGCTTAGCTTGCAgggtagtagcttttgttgaatgTTCGTGCCCCGGAGGGCATGAAAGCTTTCGTATCCTCGgatcgagatatatatatatatatattgatccgATGATACGATAATTATCGTGGTTCAGTAACCACGATGGTTTAAAAACTGGTAACCTAATTCTCTACACACCAATCCTACTACACCcgggggatcccaactcacccaccaaccaacttatcatactAGATTGCCCACGTTTACTAGTTTTCCCATCTAGATTACCGCCTTTTGAACCATCGTGGTTCACGAAGCACGATAATTATCGTATCATcggcctgagagagagagagagagagagagagagagagagagagagagagagagagagagagatatatatatatatatatatatatatatatatatcgaaatATAGTACTCATTCAGAAGNagtagcctcactatatatatatatatgagtaataTTTCAATACACCACCTAAATCTTATGTAAAccttgaccatttatttttttacatagaTGGTTGAGATGTAATATAATTCTAAAGGCGAGACTTACCATTTAGGCATAGGTACCTGTCACCAGATATCTATTTAAAGGGTAGGTACCtatttaaagggtattttggtcatagaaaaatattttgatctacaAAAACGATTTTATCCAACTAAGAAATACTATAACCTTCTTAAATATGTACAACAATTGttggaattcaaattataactaaaatataaatttaaatgcaaagcaacataacaaacaaaattataaatcaaattcaatttttcaatAAACAAAATCGTAAAGCGTTAAAGAATAGGTagtcaaattaatttaatttttttgatttaaattaaaattttgaatttgaactgaaagttttattttaaatttgtgttttatatttaaaaattgaatttgatttataattaagtttgttATGTTgctttgtatttaaatttataatttaNNNNNNNNNNNNNNNNNNNNNNNNNNNNNNNNNNNNNNNNNNNNNNNNNNNNNNNNNNNNNNNNNNNNNNNNNNNNNNNNNNNNNNNNNNNNNNNNNNNNNNNNNNNNNNNNNNNNNNNNNNNNNNNNNNNNNNNNNNNNNNNNNNNNNNNNNNNNNNNNNNNNNNNNNNNNNNNNNNNNNNNNNNNNNNNNNNNNNNNNNNNNNNNNNNNNNNNNNNNNNNNNNNNNNNNNNNNNNNNNNNNNNNNNNNNNNNNNNNNNNNNNNNNNNNNNNNNNNNNNNNNNNNNNNNNNNNNNNNNNNNNNNNNNNNNNNNNNNNNNNNNNNNNNNNNNNNNNNNNNNNNNNNNNNNNNNNNNNNNNNNNNNNNNNNNNNNNNNNNNNNNNNNNNNNNNNNNNNNNNNNNNNNNNNNNNNNNNNNNNNNNNNNNNNNNNNNNNNNNNNNNNNNNNNNNNNNNNNNNNNNNNNNNNNNNNNNNNNNNNNNNNNNNNNNNNNNNNNNNNNNNNNNNNNNNNNNNNNNNNNNNNNNNNNNNNNNNNNNNNNNNNNNNNNNNNNNNNNNNNNNNNNNNNNNNNNNNNNNNNNNNNNNNNNNNNNNNNNNNNNNNNNNNNNNNNNNNNNNNNNNNNNNNNNNNNNNNNNNNNNNNNNNNNNNNNNNNNNNNNNNNNNNNNNNNNNNNNNNNNNNNNNNNNNNNNNNNNNNNNNNNNNNNNNNNNNNNNNNNNNNNNNNNNNNNNNNNNNNNNNNNNNNNNNNNNNNNNNNNNNNNNNNNNNNNNNNNNNNNNNNNNNNNNNNNNNNNNNNNNNNNNNNNNNNNNNNNNNNNNNNNNNNNNNNNNNNNNNNNNNNNNNNNNNNNNNNNNNNNNNNNNNNNNNNNNNNNNNNNNNNNNNNNNNNNNNNNNNNNNNNNNNNNNNNNNNNNNNNNNNNNNNNNNNNNNNNNNNNNNNNNNNNNNNNNNNNNNNNNNNNNNNNNNNNNNNNNNNNNNNNNNNNNNNNNNNNNNNNNNNNNNNNNNNNNNNNNNNNNNNNNNNNNNNNNNNNNNNNNNNNNNNNNNNNNNNNNNNNNNNNNNNNNNNNNNNNNNNNNNNNNNNNNNNNNNNNNNNNNNNNNNNNNNNNNNNNNNNNNNNNNNNNNNNNNNNNNNNNNNNNNNNNNNNNNNNNNNNNNNNNNNNNNNNNNNNNNNNNNNNNNNNNNNNNNNNNNNNNNNNNNNNNNNNNNNNNNNNNNNNNNNNNNNNNNNNNNNNNNNNNNNNNNNNNNNNNNNNNNNNNNNNNNNNNNNNNNNNNNNNNNNNNNNNNNNNNNNNNNNNNNNNNNNNNNNNNNNNNNNNNNNNNNNNNNNNNNNNNNNNNNNNNNNNNNNNNNNNNNNNNNNNNNNNNNNNNNNNNNNNNNNNNNNNNNNNNNNNNNNNNNNNNNNNNNNNNNNNNNNNNNNNNNNNNNNNNNNNNNNNNNNNNNNNNNNNNNNNNNNNNNNNNNNNNNNNNNNNNNNNNNNNNNNNNNNNNNNNNNNNNNNNNNNNNNNNNNNNNNNNNNNNNNNNNNNNNNNNNNNNNNNNNNNNNNNNNNNNNNNNNNNNNNNNNNNNNNNNNNNNNNNNNNNNNNNNNNNNNNNNNNNNNNNNNNNNNNNNNNNNNNNNNNNNNNNNNNNNNNNNNNNNNNNNNNNNNNNNNNNNNNNNNNNNNNNNNNNNNNNNNNNNNNNNNNNNNNNNNNNNNNNNNNNNNNNNNNNNNNNNNNNNNNNNNNNNNNNNNNNNNNNNNNNNNNNNNNNNNNNNNNNNNNNNNNNNNNNNNtgaaaatcctataaaagataacggattttatttttccttttttatattaattttcgaatttcaaaatatcttttctttttaagataacagattttatttttctatttaattacaaaatatttttttttacattaatttctgctcaaatataacatataaatttaaaaaatatttataaatttttgaataaatataatatacaaatatttattgatttaaaataaattaaaataattgttacgtgcagtTGCACGTACActcaaatagtatatatatatatatatatattcccccTACTCCCTACTCCCTACCCCTTATTCTCTCCTCACTCTTTCTTTTCGCTCTCTCCCCGCAAAGAAGAAAATGTCTGGAACGTCGCAgccgaaggaggaggagaaaatgTCGGCAACGTCGCAACCGAAGGAGAAGAAAATGTCGGCAACGAGCGAACCGTTCCTGATGGATGACGACAGGACCTTGACCGAGGTGACATTTGCCCGTGCCCACCGCATCACCACGACCGTCACCCACTCCGACGTCGTTGTCGAAAGATGGATCGGCGAAACAGCCGGAGGCTGCAGCTACGGTGTTCGCTCCAACCCCAGCCACCGCCCCTTCGTCGGTCTGGAGGTCGTCTGCCAGCCGAACGGCAACATCGTGCTCCTCCAGCTCTGCGTCAGCAACCGCTGCCTCATCTACCAGCTGCTGCACCGCGACCACGACACCTGCCCGCTTTACGAGCTCTTTGTGTTCCTCAACAGCACCCGGTTCTGCTTCGTCGGGGCCGGCGTGGAGGTGGTGGCCTACGGGCTGCGGAGGGGACACGGCTTCTTTGTGAGGAATAAGGTGGACctcggcgaggcggcggcgaggaggcTGGGCCGGGAGGATCTGCGGCGGGCGGGGCTGGAGCGGCTGGCAAGGGAGGTGATGCGGGTGGAGATGGACACGCCGGCGGAAGTGCGGAGAAGCGAGTGGTGGCGGCGAGACCTGAGCCATGAGCAGATCGCCTGCGCGTGCGCCCACGCCTTCGCCTCCTTCGAGCTCGGGAGGATACTCGtaaaacaaagttaaaaccaaaTTAGAGCAACAGATGAGCGtagttagatttattttattttatttgttattatataaaaataaattttcattagCCTTCTAACTACTTGTTTGTTAGTGTGTTTGTTAGTCTGTTGGGTGAGTTATGATTATTCAAAAATGTAATGAGCCATGGTTACCTAGTCAACTAGGTGACTAGGCAgacatttataattatatattcccCTCtcaataaattctttttatattatttattgttttaaaaataacattctACGGttttattcagaaaaaaaaaaaaaaacttaNAGACCTGAGCGACGAGCAGATCGCCTACGCCTGCGCCAAGGCCTTCGTCGCCTCCAAGCTCGGGCAGAGACTGTTAGATAGTTAGGAGTTCCATCCATTTGTTGATCAGGTTTAGGGAGTCCCGCCACAATAGGAttgtcttcgtactcataattttctttttataatagAGCTTTGAAATCCATAGGTTcataccattaaatattatttaaaatatttaaaatatttaaaaattaaattttataattttttaatattatttatctgaCAATCAAAAAGtcataaaattgataatttttaacggccggtataggatacttgttagtttaacggtgtaaaaaaataaaaataaattaaatttttgatagaaaattctattcactatctaaataaaaattaacaactccgatcttaaattgaaggattcgatcatttatttttagaatatcaTTTGATTTTGACTATTCATTTTAAGCTCGcttgatgaattttattataattttaaaaaattataaaatatattttttagaagttttaaatactctaaatcatatttgacGGAGTGAATCATTAATTTGaaagctcaattataaaaaatagcttatgagtacgaagagtTCCGGAATAGCCCAAAAAGGGGTGAGGTTAGCAAACCCCCACCCCAAATGGGCCATTCCGGAATAGCCCATTTAGGGTGGGGTTACTAACCCGATCCCACTCTACTACTCCAACCAAAGAAAACTctattttacccactatccttcttatcccatctactcaaatcaaacattatttttgactattctggactaactccaacccccaaccaaatacaaaaatactctaaccctaACTTAACCCTATCTatgaaataactaatttttttttaaccccgaATCAAATGGTAGTTAGGAGTTCCATTTTTTGATCACTTTTCATAGAAAACATGCAAGGaacttagggcccgtttggttcgagttatataatattacaaagtatctcgacatatccaggtatcttgaatttcggcgtgagattactactgatgctgcattagcgcgtttggtttaatgcagtaatgtaatactagattagcgcgtttggtttaatatagcattaatacgtttggttcagtttataaaatttagtaattctgacataaaagtataattttttttcaaaattgcccttattgtggtcatttgaatattattttttgcagaAATGattggagggaaggagatcatGATGATTAATTGGGAGGACGAtacaatagaagatgatagatGTTCgtgcgcgcgagagagagagagagagagagagagagagagagagacgtcgagagagagagagcgagagaaagcagCGTGCGAGAGAGaagggggaaggcgagagagatgaaaataatgctgataattagatttggggttgtttgagggtaaaattgtcattttacataatatgtagtattaacgggtttcagtaatacaa
This genomic interval from Ananas comosus cultivar F153 linkage group 8, ASM154086v1, whole genome shotgun sequence contains the following:
- the LOC109714628 gene encoding uncharacterized protein LOC109714628, whose translation is MSGTSQPKEEEKMSATSQPKEKKMSATSEPFLMDDDRTLTEVTFARAHRITTTVTHSDVVVERWIGETAGGCSYGVRSNPSHRPFVGLEVVCQPNGNIVLLQLCVSNRCLIYQLLHRDHDTCPLYELFVFLNSTRFCFVGAGVEVVAYGLRRGHGFFVRNKVDLGEAAARRLGREDLRRAGLERLAREVMRVEMDTPAEVRRSEWWRRDLSHEQIACACAHAFASFELGRILVKQS